The sequence below is a genomic window from Shinella zoogloeoides.
GATCGTGGGAATGCGCAGCGCCGTCACCATGAGGCCGGTCGACAGCGTATAGCCCGGCAGCGCACCCACGCGATTCGACATCTCGGAGAAGTCGATGATGAAGATCAGCGAGAAGATGCCGAGCAGGAACCAGATCGTCGTGACGATGTAGCGGCGGAAGAAATAGAGGCCGAGCGTGCGGATCATGGTTTGCCGCTCCCGCCGGCCGGGGTCGAGCCCGTCTTTATGAAGCGCGACAGCAGCCGGTCGCGCAGTTCCGTGACGCGGTCGCCGAGCGTTGCCGGAATCTCAAGGCTCTTGTTGCGCGCGAGATAGCGGATGGCGAGCGCTGCCGTGACGATCGGGATGAGATACATGATCGGTATGAAATAGAGGGATTCTTCCGCATTGTTCGAGGCATAGAAGCTCGCCCAGCGCACGAAGAGCGCCGTCAGCAGCGCCGTGATCATCGGATGCATGCGCGCCTCGCGGTGCGAGCGCGCATCGGCGCTGACGACGAGGGCGATCAGGCCGAAGACCATCGGGAACAGCCATTCGCTGAAGCGGCGGTGCAGCTCGGCGGTGAAGGATCCCGAATTGTTCTTGTATTGCGGGTCTTCCGGATCCGGACTGAAGAGATAGGGCAGGTCGCGGTCCTTGGCGCGGATGTTCGACGTGCCGGTGCTCTGGGTGAGGTCGGCGAGGTCGAAGGCGTAGGATGCGAACTTGATGATGGAGACGTTGCCGTCAGGCAGCTTGCGATGCACCTCGCCGTCCTTCATCACCAGCGCCGAGGAGTTTTCGTCCACCGCGCCCTCGCGGGCATAGTACACCATCTCGAAGCGCGGATCGCGCGTGTCGGCGACGAAGAGGCCATGCAGTACGCCGTTGTTGCGCCGTTCCGCCACCTGAACGTAGAGCCCGTCTGTGATCTTGCGGAAGGTGTTTTCCTGCACGACGGAGGAGAGCATGTCGGCATGGGCCGTCGCAATCATCTTGCGCACGGCCATGCGGGAATAGGGTTCTACGAAATTGTCGACGGCGAAGGAGACGAGGCTCATCGCCACGGCGAGAATCATGATCGGCCGGATGATCGTCGTGCGCGAGCTGCCCGCCGAATTCAGCACCGTCAGCTCCGAATCGGCATTCATGACGGTCAGCGTCTGCGACACGCCTATGACGAGCGCGAAGGGCAGGATGATCGGGATGACGGAGGGCAGGATCAGCGTGGCGAGCTTCAGGAAGGCGAAGATCGACTGGCCGCTGTCGGTGACGAGGTTGATGCTGCTGAGCGCCTGCGTCACCCAGACGATGCCCAGCAGGGGCAAAAGCGTGGCGATGAACATGAGCGACGCCCGCCGCAGGATATAGCGCTCGATCAGTTTCATTTTTCAGTCCGCACGTCCGACCAGCGGTTCTCGCCCCGCGTCCACGACGCCCATCAACGGAACTGCAATGGGCATATAAGCTTTCTTGAGGCTGACGCCATAGCGGAGAGTCTCCGCCCGGATGGAAAATTTATCGCGAACAAGCATGGCTAACGTTCTGTAAACAAGCCGGCGCATCTTGCCAAGCGCCGCAAAAGCGACAAGGAATTGGGGCGAACGGCGGCCTTTCCGGCCGAACGACCGGCCGCAAGGCCCACATGCGGAGTAAATCATGGCTTCCAAATTCGACATCGGTTTCGCAAAGACGGCGCGCGCATCCGGCGGTCTTGCGATCCTCCTCCAGAGTGCCGGCGGGCAGGCGGCAGGGCTTGGCGAGGTCGATCCGGAAGGTGTCGTGGGCCGTGCCGCGGGCGTTGCGAAATTCACCGGCAAGGCGCTGAAAAAGCTCGAGGTTCTGGCGCCGCACGGCGCGCCGGTCGACCACATCCTGGTGCTCGGCCTCGGCGAAGCGGAGAAGCTGACTGCCCACGACTGGCTGAAGGCCGGCGGCGCCGCCGCGGCCAAGGCCGGCCGCGCCGAGAAGGTGACGGTCTATCTCGATGCGCCTGACGTCACCGTCACGGCGAGGAACGCCGCCGACTTCGCGCTCGGCATGCAGCTCGGCGCCTACAGCTTCGATACCTACAAGACGAAAAAGGGCGAGGACGACGAGGCGAAGAGCGGCAAAAGCGTGAAGGTGACGATCGTCACCGCCGTCGCCAGCGCCGCCAAGAAGGCGAACGAGGTGTCCGACGCGGTGGCCGAAGGCGTGATTCTCGCCCGCAATCTCGTCAACGAGCCGGCCAACGTGCTCGGCCCCGTCGAATTCGCCGACAAGGCCAAGGCGCTCGAAAAGCTCGGCGTCGAGGTGGATATCCTCACCGAGCGCGAGATGAAGAAGCTCGGCATGGCGGCGCTGCTCGGCGTCGCGCAGGGCTCCGTGCGCCCGCCGCGCCTTGCTGTCATGCACTGGAAGGGCGGCAAGGAGAAGGACCGGCCGATCGCCTTCATCGGCAAGGGCGTCGTCTTCGATACCGGCGGCATTTCCATCAAGCCGGCCGCCGGCATGGAGGACATGAAGGGCGACATGGGCGGCGCCGCCGCCGTCATCGGCCTGATGCACACGCTCGCTTCGCGCAAGGCGAAGGCCAATGTCGTCGGCATCCTCGGCCTTGTGGAAAACATGCCCGACGGCAACGCCCAGCGCCCCGGCGACATCGTCAAGTCCATGTCCGGCCAGACGATCGAGGTCATCAACACGGATGCCGAGGGCCGCCTCGTGCTCTGCGATGCGCTCTGGTATTGCAACGAGACCTTCAAGCCGCAGTTCATGGTCAACCTCGCTACGTTGACCGGTGCGGTCATGGTGGCGCTCGGCAGCCATCATGCCGGTCTCTTCTCCAACGACGATACGCTTTCCGCGCGTCTCACCGCCGCCGGCCTTGCCACCCATGAGCGCCTGTGGCGCCTTCCGCTCGGCCGCGAATACGACAAGATGATCGACAGCAAGTTCGCCGACATGAAGAACACCGGCGGGCGCTATGCCGGCTCGATCACCGCCGCGCAGTTCCTCCAGCGCTTCGTCAAGGATACGCCTTGGGCGCATCTCGACATCGCCGGCACCGCCATGGGCTCGCCGACCGACGAGATCAACCAGTCCTGGGGCTCCGGCTTCGGCGTGCGCCTGCTCGACGAGCTTGTGCGTGCGAACTACGAGGGGTGAGGGCGGGGTGAGCGAGGTCCTCTTCTATCACCTGACGGAATCCAAGCTGGAGGACGCGCTGCCGCCGCTCATCGACAAGAGCCTTGAGCGCGGCTGGCGCGTCGTCGTACAGGCCGGCGATGCCGAGCGCCGCGATGCGCTCGACACCCATCTGTGGACCTTCCGCGAGGACAGCTTCCTGCCGCACGGCACGGACGAGCAAGCTTTCCCCGCCGACCAGCCCGTCCTGCTGACGGCGACGCCGGACAACCAGAACGCCGCCACCGTGCGCTTTCTCGTCGCCGGCGCCGAACCGCCGCCGCTCGACGCCTATGACCGCGTCATCTTCATGTTCGACGGCTACGACCAGGCGGAAGTGGAAACCGCCCGCGAGCACTGGAAGCGCCTGAAGGGCGAGGGGCACCAGCTGACCTACTGGCAGCAGAACGGCGACGGGCGCTGGACGAAGAAGGCTTGACATCGAGCGAGCCATAGCGGGGCGACGAGAATGCGGCCTCCAACCGCGTTCTTAGGGCGCACGAACCTCGACCAATATCCGTCCGGGGGCAAAGCAGTAAAACAGCCACATTCCGCGCATTTCACGCGGCGGCATCCAGATTTCCGTCCCCGCAGTCGTGAGGGCGGTATGGAGGCGATCGACATCCGCACGTGCGTTTAGAGTAAATCCCACGTGGTAGGTGTTTCGACCGGCGGTTGGTGTATCGGCGCCGCCGAATTTCGCAACCGGTCTGCTGATAACCAACTCCAGGCCGGCGTCGTCGCGGAGAATGGCTAGACCGCTGCCGCGGGTTTCCGTCGGCACCAAGTTGAAATGTGTAGCGAAGAAATCCCGCGTTTCCAAAACATTCGGTACGTGAAGGTCAAGGTGATCAAGGCGCATCATTTTCCTCCAAGGAGGCTAGCGCCGGTGTGGTAAGGCTACACAGACGCGAGCACCCTAGCATCATTGCCAGGGTTTCACGTCGTGGGTTCTCACGCGTTAGCGTGGAGCAGAGCTTCCATATGGAAGGGGACGGGCTTACCGGAACCGCCCCGGCCTTTTTCGACAGCACTTCGATAGCGCTTTCAGCACTCCATGGCTAGGACCAATCGACATTCAGTCGTTGCTGGCGTGCAAATGGCGCTTTCTCGTGCTTCCGGTACTGCGTACCGGAAGTGCACTGTGCTCCGGATCGCTGAAGGTTCTTTTTATGCTCGGGCGGGTTGAATGTTGAGAGCCGCCATGAGGCTTCCAACATTCAACCCTTGTCCTCAATCGTGAAACGCTTCGACGAACTTGCGTCGTCCCAGCATGAAGGCGTCGGCGACGTGGCGCAGCGGCGCGAGGTCGACGTCGGACTTTCCGGCTTTCACGATCTCGGCGAAGCGCTTGTAGAGCATCGGATATTCCTGCTCCGGCTCCTCGTGCACCAGCTTGCCGTCGATGGAGAGCTTCGCGCCGCCCTCAGACAGCACCATTTCGCCGGCCTCTGTTTGCGCCACGATGTCCCAGCTCTGCTTGCCGGTCTGGCGCCAGTCGAATTCGGCGGAAAGGTCGAGGCCCTTCGCGTCGGAGAAGGTCATCGACGCGGCAATGGGCGCGTCGCGGTTTTCCGGGAATTCCAGCGTGGCGGCGGTGATGAAGGCCGGGCGCGGCAGGATGTGGGTGACGATGGACAGCGCGTTGATGCCCGGATCGAACACGCCGAGGCCGCCGGCCTGCCATATCCATTCCTGGTTCGGATGCCAGTGGCGCACGTCCTCCTTCCAGATCACCCGCATGGAGCGGATCGTCGTTCCCGCGAGGAAGGTCTTTGCGGCCTCGACGGCCGGCGCATAGCGCGAGTGCCAGCTTGCAAAGAGCGAAAGGCCCTTCGATGCGGCGAGCGCTTCGAGGTCGGCGACTTCGGAGAGCGTTGCGCCCGGCGGCTTTTCGAGGAAGACGTGCTTTCCTGCCGAAAGCGCCTTTTCGGCCGCCTCGTAGCGGTATTGCGGCGGCATGCAGAGCGAGACGGCGTCGATGGCAGGGACGGCCGCGAGCATGTCGTCGATCGTCTTGAAATTGTCGATGCCGTCGACCGTGCCGTGGCGGCTGGCCGCGGCGATCAGCCTGTAGTCGCTGTTGTCAGCGACGGCCGGAAGATGCTGGTCGCGCACGATCTTGCCGACGCCGACGATTGCGAGATTGATCGGGGACATGGCTCCGCCCTCATTTGTATGATGATTTGGCGTTGTTGTAGCAGAACCCTCGGCCGGAGCAAGGCCGCCCCGCGCCCGCATTTGCCTATCGTTTGTGCAACGGGGCGAAAGCCGTATCCGCCTTTCGTCTAATACGGCCGCTGAAGCCGGGAAAACCCGGCTGCGGACTTGAAACGAGACTTGAAATCGGCACTTTGGCTGTGCTTGGCACCAAAGCAATAACACGCCATGCGGGGAGGAGTTCTCATGAAGACGCTGCTGGTTTTCAGCCGGCTCATCGACGCTGTCACGGAAAATATCGGGAAGGCCGTTGGCTGGCTTATCCTCGTTGCCGTGCTCGTCAGTGCCGGAAACGCCGTCGTTCGAAAGGTTTTCAACACATCGTCCAATGCCTGGCTTGAGGCGCAATGGTATCTGTTCGGCGGTGCCTTCATGCTCGCCGCCGCCTATACGCTGGCGCAGAACGAGCACATCCGGATCGACGTCGTCTACGGCAAGTTTTCACGCCGGGCGCAGCACTGGATCGACCTTCTCGGCCATTGCCTGTTCCTGATGCCCTTCGTGCTGCTGATGGTGTATTTCCTCGTGCCCTATGTCGCGATGTCCTACCGCTCGGGTGAAGGCTCCTCCAGCGCCGGCGGCCTGATCGTCTGGCCGGCCAAGGCCATCCTGCTCGCCGGCTTCATTCTTCTCGCCTTCCAGGGCGTCTCGGAGATCATCAAGAAGATCGCCATCATGCGCGGGGACATGGACGACCCGGCGCCTTATGTTCCGACCCACGCCCCGCTCGACACGGCCATTGCCGAGGAGAAGGGCGCATGATCGAGTTCATCGCGGAAAACCTCGCGCCGATCATGTTCATGTCGCTGATCGTGTTCCTGCTGCTCGGCTATCCGGTGGCGTTCTCGCTCGCGGCGAACGGTCTGCTCTTCTTCATCATCGGCGTGGAACTTGCGCCGCTGTCCGATTCGATCAATCTTTCCTGGCCGCTGCTCAATGCCATGCCGGAACGGTTGTGGGGGGTAATGTCGAACGACACGCTGCTCGCCATTCCCTTCTTCACCTTCATGGGGATCGTGCTGGAGAAATCCGGCATGGCCGAGGACCTGCTCGATACGATCGGCCAGCTCTTCGGGCCGATCCGCGGCGGCCTTGCCTATGCGGTCATCTTCGTCGGCGCGCTGCTGGCGGCAACGACCGGCGTCGTCGCCGCGTCGGTCATCGCCATGGGCCTGATCTCGCTGCCGATCATGCTGCGCTACGGCTATGACCGGTCGATCGCCTCCGGCGTCATCGCGGCCTCGGGCACGCTTGCCCAGATCATCCCGCCGTCGCTCGTGCTGATCGTCCTTGCCGACCAGCTCGGCCGCTCGGTCGGCGACATGTATGCCGGCGCCCTCATTCCCGGCCTCGTGCTGACCGGGCTCTATATGGGTTACATCCTGCTCATGACCTTCCTGAAGCGGGATTCCATGCCGGCTCTGCCGCTGGAGGCGCGTTCGCTCGGCTCCGGCGTCACGTCGCTTGCCATCGCGCTGGTCGTCGCCGCCGGCTTTGCCTATGCGGCCCATGTCTATCTCTATCCGACGCATGGCGAGAATGCCGATATCCTCGGCGCGACCGTCGGCGTCATCTTCATCTATGTCGTGGCGCTCGCCGACAAGGCGTTCAACATCAACATGATGTCGCGGCTGGCCCAGCAGGTCATCATCGTGCTGATCCCGCCGCTGGCGCTGATCTTCCTCGTGCTCGGCACGATCTTCCTCGGCATCGCGACGCCGACGGAAGGCGGCGCCATGGGCGCGGTCGGCGCGCTCGCCATGGCGGCGGCTAAGGGCCGGCTCAGCATGGAAGTGGTGCGCTCGGCGCTCACCGCCACCACGCGACTTTCGGCTTTCGTGCTGTTCATCCTCATCGGCGCCCGCGTCTTCTCGCTCACCTTCTATGGCGTGAACGGGCATCTGTGGGTCGAGCACCTGCTCGTCTCCCTGCCGGGTGGCGAGACGGGCTTCCTGATCGCGGTGAACCTGCTGGTCTTCTTCCTGGCGTTCTTCCTCGATTTCTTCGAGCTTGCCTTCATCATCGTGCCATTGCTGGCGCCCGCCGCCGACAAGCTCGGCATCGACCTCATCTGGTTCGGCGTGCTGCTCGGCATCAACATGCAGACGAGCTTCATGCACCCGCCCTTCGGCTTCGCGCTGTTCTACCTGCGCTCGGTCGCCGCCAAGGTGCCCTATCTCGACAAGGTGACCGGCAAGGTGACGCAGCCGGTGACGACGGGGCAGATCTATTGGGGGGCCGTGCCCTTCGTCGGCATCCAGATCGTCATGGTGGCGCTGACCATCCTCTTCCCGGGCATGGTCATGCACTACAAGGGCGAGGGCAGCGGCGTCGATCCGGCGACAATCAAGATCGAGGTTCCCGGCTTCGGTGGCGGCCAGGGCGGCTTGCCCGGCCTGACCCTGCCGGACAATGGCGGCGGCCTCGGTCTGCCGGGCGGCCTGCAGCTTCCCGCCGGCAATCCGCTGGAAGGCGGCGGCGAGGAGAAGCCGGCCGAAGGCGGCCAGCAAGGCACCGAGCAGAAGCCCGCCACGGACCTGTCGAGCCCGCCGTCCTTCAACTGAGGGACCGAGGAACCGCTGTGAAAGGGCCGGCGCAAGCCGGCCCTTGCTTGTTGAGATGAGGGGCATTCCAGAACGATAACGGCACAAGCAAACAAAAACCCCGGAGCATCGCTGCTCCGGGGTTCCTTGTTCGCGCTTGCGTCAGTGATTACAGCTTGTTGCCGCGCTGCTGGATCATCATGAACGTATCGTAGTTGTATTCGGCGATCTGGGCGTTGAGGTAATACTCGCCGCGGAACGCCTTGATCGAGTCCCAGATCTTCTTGAAGGTCGGGTTCGAGGCTTCCATCTCGGCATAGACCTCGTTGGAAGCGTCGAAGCAGGCCGACAGGATTTCCTGGCTGAACGGGCTCAGCTTCGCGCCGGCGGCGACGAGGCGCTTGATGGCGGAGGGGTTCAGGTAGTCGTACTTCTGCAGCATGTTCGCGTCGGTCGCCTGGCAGGCGGTGCGCAGCAGCGACTGGTAGGCCTTCGGCAGGCCGTCGAAGGCCGCCTTGTTGAACATGGCATGCACCGTCGGGCCGCCTTCCCACCAGCCGGGATAGTAGTAGTAGGGCGCGACCTTGTAGAAGCCGAGCTTCTCGTCGTCATAGGGGCCGACCCATTCGGCGGCGTCGATCGTGCCCTTTTCGAGCGAGGGATAGATGTCGCCGCCGGCGATCTGCTGCGGCACGACGCCGAGCTTTTCGACGACCTTGCCGGCAAAGCCGCCGATGCGCATCTTCAGGCCCTTCATGTCGGCGACGGTCTTGATTTCCTTGCGGAACCAGCCGCCCATCTGCACGCCGGTATTGCCGCCGGGGAAGCCGACGAGGCCCTGGGTGGCGAGGAATTCGTTGAAGAGGTCGATGCCGCCGCCATGGTACTGCCAGGCGTTCATGCCGCGCGCGTTGAGCGCGAAGGGCACGGCCGCGCCGAGCGCCCAGACCGGGTCCTTGCCCCAGTAGTAGTAGGAAACCGTATGGGCGGCCTCCACCGTGCCGGCGGATGCCGCATCGGCGGCCTGAAGGCCCGGAACGATTTCACCGGCCGCGAAGACCTGGATCTGGAAATTACCGTCCGTTGCTTCGGACACGTATTTCGAAAGCACTTCCGCGCCGCCATAGATCGTATCGAGCGATTTGGGGAACGACGAGGCAAGACGCCAGTTGATCTTCGGATTGCTCTGCGCGAGCGCCGGGGCGGCAAGCACCGTGGCGGCCGCACCGCCGACGCCGGCCACACCGGCTTTCTTGATGAATGATCGACGATCCATAGTTTCCTCCCAATGGCGAACGGCGGATTTCCCCCGCTCTCGTGTCATCAGGCGCGAGATAACCATGATGGGGAAGGGGTTTCAAGCCGGGAAGGAAAGAAGGGGCAACGGGCCCTCTACGACTTTCGTCTTAGAAGGCGATTCCCGCTATCTGCCTGTTTTTTTTGCTTTTCTGGAGCGTGCGGATGGCCGGTCAGCCGGCCATCGCGTCTTCGTACTCGGCCGAAAGCTCCAGCCACTGTTCCTCGGCCTCGTTGAGCTTGTCGACGGCCGTCGCGCGCAGTTTTGCCTTCTCGGCGGCCTTTGCCGGGTTCTTCTCGTAGAGGACAGGGTCCGCAAGTTCCGCGTCAAGAAGCTGAATCTGCTTGTGCAGTTTCGCCGTCAGCGATTCGATTTCGTTGATCTTTTTGCGCAGCGGTGCGTATTGGGCACGGCGGTCGGCATTGGCCTTGCGCAGTTCCGCCTTGTTGGCCTCGCCGCCGGCGGAGGCCGGCTTGTCCTTGTCGTCCTTCTTGCCGGACTGGACGATGAGGCCGCGATATTCCTCCATGTCGCCGTCGAAGGTCTTGACCGTGCCGTTGTTGACAAGCCAGAGCCGGTCGACGGTGGCCTCGATGAGATGGCGGTCGTGCGAGATCAGGATGACGGCACCGTCATAATCGTTCAGCGCCTCGATCAGCGCGCGGCGGCTGTCGATATCGAGATGGTTGGTCGGCTCGTCGAGGATGAGCAGGTTCGGCGCGTCGAAGGCGGCAAGGCCCATCAAAAGGCGTGCCTTCTCGCCGCCGGAAAGATCCTTGGCGGCCGTCGCCATCTTCTCCGTCGCAAGTCCCATCTGCGCCACGCGGGCGCGCACCTTGGCCTCCGGCGCTTCCGGCATCAGCCGGCGCACATGCTCGACGGGCGACTGGTCGGGAATGAGGTCATCGAGCTGGTGCTGGGCGAAGAAGCCGATCTTCAGCCCCGGCGCGCGCTTGACCGTGCCGGATTCGGCCTCCAGCCGGCCGGAGATGAATTTGGCGAAGGTCGACTTGCCGTTGCCGTTCGAGCCGAGCAGGGCGATGCGGTCGTCATTGTCGATCCTGAGGTTGATCTGCTTGAGGATCGGCTGTCCCGGCGTGTAGCCGACCGCGCCGCCCTCGATCGCGACGATGGGCGAGGCGGGCTGCTTTTCCGGCTCCGGGAAGGTGATCGGCTGCACATGCGTCTCGACGACGGCGGCGACCGTGCCCATGCGCTCCAGCGCCTTGACGCGGCTCTGCGCCTGCTTGGCCTTGGTGGCCTTGGCCTTGAAACGGTCGATGAAGCTCTGCAGGTGCTTTCGCGCGGCCTCGTTCTTGGCCTTCGCCTTCATCTGCAATTCGTCGGCTTCGGCCTTCTGGCGCTCGAACTGGTCGTAGGAGCCGCGATAGAAGGTGAGCTTCTGCTGATCGAGATGCACGATGGCGTTGACGGCGGTGTTCAGGAGGTCGCGGTCGTGGCTGATGATGATGACCGTATGCGGGTAACGCCGGACATAGTCCTCCAGCCACAGCGTGCCTTCGAGGTCGAGATAGTTGGTCGGCTCGTCGAGCAGCAGCAGGTCCGGCTCGGAGAAGAGCACGGAGGCGAGCGCCACGCGCATGCGCCAGCCGCCCGAGAAGCTCTTCGCCGGGCGTTGCTGGGCCTCATGGTCGAAGCCGAGGCCGGCAAGGATGCTGGCCGCGCGCGCTTCTGCCGAATGGGCGCCGATATCGGTGAGGCGCGTCTGGATTTCCGCGATCCGGTGCGGGTCGCTTGCCGTTTCCGCTTCCTTGAGCAGGGCGGCGCGCTCCTTGTCGGCGGCAAGCACGATCTCGATCAGCGATTCGTCCGTGCCCGGCGCTTCCTGCGCCACCTGGCCGATGCGCGCGTTCTTCGGCAGTGAAATGCTGCCGGCTTCAGAGGCAAGCTGGCCTGTGATGACGCGAAACAGCGTGGACTTGCCGGTGCCGTTGCGGCCGACGAGACCCACCTTCACGCCGCTCGGCAGCGAGAGCGAAGCGTTGTCGATGAGGAGACGCCCGGCAACGCGGGCGGTGAGGCCGGAAATCGTGATCATGCCGGGTCTATAGGGCGGGGTGACAGCTTAAAGCAAGAGGCGGCAGGCCGGTTCAGCCCGCCCCGCCTGCGCGATAGGTGCGTCCCGCCCGCTCGGAGACCTCCGCCGAATAGATGCGCAGCGCAATGCTGGTCTCCGCCGCATAGGCGAGCGCCTGGTCGGCATGTTCGTAGAACATCGTGGGCGACTGGGCCGAATCGCTCATGGAGATGCCGGCGGTCAGCGTCAGGAATCCGGCGGGAAGCTCGCGGTCCAGGAAGGGGAATGGCTTTTCCGCGACGCGGGCCGCGATGCGCCGGGCAATGGTGACGGCGATCTCGCGGTCGACGTCGCAAAGCAGCAGGCAGAAGAGATCCGGGCCGGTGCGGGCGACGAAATCCGCTTTCTTCACCGAGCGGCGGAAGATGGCGGCGAGCCGCTTCAGCGTCTTTTGTGCGGCGCCTGCCGGATGGGTTTCGGCAAATGCCTTGAGTTGCTCGACGCGGAAGAGGAGAAGGGCGGTCGTGCCCCCGCTCGCCTCCTGCTTGAAGAAGGTCTTGAGGCGGCCGAGCAGCGCGGCATGGTTGGCAAGGCCCGTCACCGGGTCGTGGGTCAGCGCCTCGCGGGTCACCGACAGGCCGGAACGCAGACCGTCGAGATGCGCCTGGAGGTCGTCGATCCTTGCGGATGTCGCCCGGTCGCTCCCGAGGATATCGCGCACGAGGGAAAGGAGACGGACCGTATCGCTGGCGAAATCGGAAAGGCCGAGCACCGGGTTCCTGTCCATACGGGCGGCGATCTCCTCCAGCTCCTGCACGGCGGCGGCGCGCTGGCGATGGTTCTCCTCCGCCGCCCTGGAGATTTCCGTCAGCAGAAGTACGGCTTCTCCCGCGGCCTGCCCGGCGGCGAGCACATTGTGGCTCGGCAGCGAATGGCGCAGCGCGATCGCATCGAGGGAAGCCTGGTCCGGCGTCTTGCCGAGGGCCGCGATCTCGCGCGCAACGCCCGCATTGCCGTTCAGCGCCTCGAACAGCAGTTCGTAATTGCGCGGCAGCGGGGCGATGCCGAGATTGGCCATGACATGCGCGATGCGCGCCATGATGGGCGAAACGGCCGGTTGGGCGTCTTTGAGGGCTGGAGTGGCTTTGCTCGTCATGAAACGCCGTCAGGTGGGGCGCGGCGGAAGGCGTCCGCGCGCTGGGAGGTCAGTCGGCGTAACTATCGGATTGTGCGGTTAATTTTGCGTGTGCTGAGCTAAGGATTCAACCAAAGTTGACGATAGGCAAGGGCGCCCGTTTCATGGGGCGGCGCTGTCCCTGCGCCGCTCCGTGAAACCGGTGCCGTGTCAGGCGATGCGCCGGGCGAGCGGGATCGCCCGCATGACCTGGCTGATCATCGTCGAGCGCTGCGGTTTTGCGGCGCGCACCGCGCGGTTCTGCTGCAGGTCTCGCATCGCCGCTGCATACCCCTCCGCGCGCGCTTCCTGCAGCGCCACGTCGAGCGTCTTCTCGATGACCGGATAGCACTCTTCCGGCAAGTAGGCGTTCGGGGCGTCGGTGCCGTAAACGCGTGACATCTTGCAAAGCGTGCTTCCGAGCAGGGCGGCCCACTCTTCGGTCGTTCTTGCCATTGCTTTTCCTCTCTCCGGGCGAGGCACGCGCCATCCGGCGTCAGCCCCAATGGCAGCGACTATCCCATCACCGATCGCCCGAGCCTGTCACCTGGGTGACAGGGCGGAGCAGCCCCCAAAATCGATGCCGAGCGCTTCCATACCCCATCACTGTATCACTACTGTTGCAGGAACAGGAAGATGCTACTCACCCTAAAATTTACAGGAATTCCTTGCCCTCGGTACGAACGAAATAGATCAGGTCCAGCGTGATGCTCGGCCCGCCGAGCGCTGTCAGCATGGCGTGGCACTGGCCGCGATGGTGGGTCTGGTGGTTGAAGAGGTGGGTCAGCGCCGCGCCGAGCGGGTGGGTGACGACTGCGGGATTGGTGAGCGGGCTGTAGGTGAAGTCAGCTACGAT
It includes:
- a CDS encoding TRAP transporter small permease subunit, which gives rise to MKTLLVFSRLIDAVTENIGKAVGWLILVAVLVSAGNAVVRKVFNTSSNAWLEAQWYLFGGAFMLAAAYTLAQNEHIRIDVVYGKFSRRAQHWIDLLGHCLFLMPFVLLMVYFLVPYVAMSYRSGEGSSSAGGLIVWPAKAILLAGFILLAFQGVSEIIKKIAIMRGDMDDPAPYVPTHAPLDTAIAEEKGA
- a CDS encoding Gfo/Idh/MocA family protein, with the protein product MSPINLAIVGVGKIVRDQHLPAVADNSDYRLIAAASRHGTVDGIDNFKTIDDMLAAVPAIDAVSLCMPPQYRYEAAEKALSAGKHVFLEKPPGATLSEVADLEALAASKGLSLFASWHSRYAPAVEAAKTFLAGTTIRSMRVIWKEDVRHWHPNQEWIWQAGGLGVFDPGINALSIVTHILPRPAFITAATLEFPENRDAPIAASMTFSDAKGLDLSAEFDWRQTGKQSWDIVAQTEAGEMVLSEGGAKLSIDGKLVHEEPEQEYPMLYKRFAEIVKAGKSDVDLAPLRHVADAFMLGRRKFVEAFHD
- the lptF gene encoding LPS export ABC transporter permease LptF, translated to MKLIERYILRRASLMFIATLLPLLGIVWVTQALSSINLVTDSGQSIFAFLKLATLILPSVIPIILPFALVIGVSQTLTVMNADSELTVLNSAGSSRTTIIRPIMILAVAMSLVSFAVDNFVEPYSRMAVRKMIATAHADMLSSVVQENTFRKITDGLYVQVAERRNNGVLHGLFVADTRDPRFEMVYYAREGAVDENSSALVMKDGEVHRKLPDGNVSIIKFASYAFDLADLTQSTGTSNIRAKDRDLPYLFSPDPEDPQYKNNSGSFTAELHRRFSEWLFPMVFGLIALVVSADARSHREARMHPMITALLTALFVRWASFYASNNAEESLYFIPIMYLIPIVTAALAIRYLARNKSLEIPATLGDRVTELRDRLLSRFIKTGSTPAGGSGKP
- a CDS encoding VOC family protein — encoded protein: MRLDHLDLHVPNVLETRDFFATHFNLVPTETRGSGLAILRDDAGLELVISRPVAKFGGADTPTAGRNTYHVGFTLNARADVDRLHTALTTAGTEIWMPPREMRGMWLFYCFAPGRILVEVRAP
- a CDS encoding leucyl aminopeptidase — its product is MASKFDIGFAKTARASGGLAILLQSAGGQAAGLGEVDPEGVVGRAAGVAKFTGKALKKLEVLAPHGAPVDHILVLGLGEAEKLTAHDWLKAGGAAAAKAGRAEKVTVYLDAPDVTVTARNAADFALGMQLGAYSFDTYKTKKGEDDEAKSGKSVKVTIVTAVASAAKKANEVSDAVAEGVILARNLVNEPANVLGPVEFADKAKALEKLGVEVDILTEREMKKLGMAALLGVAQGSVRPPRLAVMHWKGGKEKDRPIAFIGKGVVFDTGGISIKPAAGMEDMKGDMGGAAAVIGLMHTLASRKAKANVVGILGLVENMPDGNAQRPGDIVKSMSGQTIEVINTDAEGRLVLCDALWYCNETFKPQFMVNLATLTGAVMVALGSHHAGLFSNDDTLSARLTAAGLATHERLWRLPLGREYDKMIDSKFADMKNTGGRYAGSITAAQFLQRFVKDTPWAHLDIAGTAMGSPTDEINQSWGSGFGVRLLDELVRANYEG
- a CDS encoding TRAP transporter large permease; this translates as MIEFIAENLAPIMFMSLIVFLLLGYPVAFSLAANGLLFFIIGVELAPLSDSINLSWPLLNAMPERLWGVMSNDTLLAIPFFTFMGIVLEKSGMAEDLLDTIGQLFGPIRGGLAYAVIFVGALLAATTGVVAASVIAMGLISLPIMLRYGYDRSIASGVIAASGTLAQIIPPSLVLIVLADQLGRSVGDMYAGALIPGLVLTGLYMGYILLMTFLKRDSMPALPLEARSLGSGVTSLAIALVVAAGFAYAAHVYLYPTHGENADILGATVGVIFIYVVALADKAFNINMMSRLAQQVIIVLIPPLALIFLVLGTIFLGIATPTEGGAMGAVGALAMAAAKGRLSMEVVRSALTATTRLSAFVLFILIGARVFSLTFYGVNGHLWVEHLLVSLPGGETGFLIAVNLLVFFLAFFLDFFELAFIIVPLLAPAADKLGIDLIWFGVLLGINMQTSFMHPPFGFALFYLRSVAAKVPYLDKVTGKVTQPVTTGQIYWGAVPFVGIQIVMVALTILFPGMVMHYKGEGSGVDPATIKIEVPGFGGGQGGLPGLTLPDNGGGLGLPGGLQLPAGNPLEGGGEEKPAEGGQQGTEQKPATDLSSPPSFN
- a CDS encoding DNA polymerase III subunit chi, with the translated sequence MSEVLFYHLTESKLEDALPPLIDKSLERGWRVVVQAGDAERRDALDTHLWTFREDSFLPHGTDEQAFPADQPVLLTATPDNQNAATVRFLVAGAEPPPLDAYDRVIFMFDGYDQAEVETAREHWKRLKGEGHQLTYWQQNGDGRWTKKA